A window of Ignavibacteriales bacterium contains these coding sequences:
- a CDS encoding aminopeptidase P family protein — protein sequence MFKSKTYIQRRAELKKKIGKGLILFLGNNEAPMNYTDNTYSYRQDSTFLYYFGLDRSELAAVIDVDENKEIVFGNDFSLDDIVWMGPQQTVKQLASKYGVKQTASLNDLETMCANAIKQGRKIHFIPQYRYDNVFTLHRILGIMSSRINNFASTELIKAIAEQRMIKSNEELAEIEKAIAISYQMQTSAMRFARPEMYERDVMGFIAGLAMSLGSGTSFPVILSRHGETLHNHFYGNKFKNGDLVVNDSGAESALHYASDITRTFPVNGKFSPRQKDIYEIVLLSQLVAISEIKPDINFKSVHLKTARVIAEGLKAVGLMKGNMKNAVEAGAHALFFPHGLGHLMGLDVHDMENYGENNLGYDEKTKRSTQFGLKYLRYAKPLVPGTVITVEPGIYFIPQLIDKWQGEKKFTEFINYSKVNQYKNFGGVRIEDDVVVTKKGCRVLGKPIPKAVDDVEAIASDKI from the coding sequence ATGTTCAAATCAAAAACTTACATTCAACGCAGAGCAGAATTAAAAAAGAAGATCGGTAAAGGATTGATTTTGTTCCTGGGCAACAATGAAGCGCCGATGAATTATACAGATAACACTTACTCATACCGTCAGGACAGCACTTTTCTATATTACTTCGGATTGGATAGATCAGAATTAGCTGCAGTTATAGATGTTGATGAGAATAAGGAAATTGTTTTCGGAAATGATTTCTCACTCGATGATATAGTTTGGATGGGACCGCAACAAACCGTTAAACAACTTGCATCGAAATACGGAGTAAAACAAACTGCATCATTGAATGATCTTGAAACTATGTGCGCTAATGCAATTAAGCAAGGAAGAAAAATTCATTTTATTCCTCAATACCGATATGATAATGTTTTTACTTTGCACAGAATTCTTGGAATAATGTCCAGCCGTATAAATAATTTTGCTTCAACAGAATTGATTAAAGCAATCGCCGAACAGAGAATGATAAAATCCAACGAAGAACTAGCAGAGATTGAAAAAGCAATTGCAATTTCTTATCAGATGCAGACTTCTGCCATGCGTTTTGCAAGACCCGAAATGTACGAACGCGATGTAATGGGATTTATTGCCGGATTAGCAATGTCGCTTGGAAGCGGAACATCATTCCCGGTAATTTTATCACGTCACGGAGAAACTCTTCACAATCATTTTTACGGAAATAAATTTAAGAATGGCGATTTGGTTGTAAATGATTCCGGTGCAGAATCAGCTTTACATTATGCAAGTGATATAACACGCACATTTCCGGTTAACGGAAAATTTTCTCCGCGTCAAAAAGATATTTACGAAATAGTTCTTCTCTCACAGCTTGTAGCAATATCGGAAATTAAACCGGATATAAATTTTAAATCGGTTCATCTTAAAACAGCCAGAGTAATTGCAGAGGGTTTGAAAGCAGTTGGATTGATGAAAGGAAATATGAAAAATGCTGTTGAAGCCGGTGCACATGCTTTGTTCTTCCCGCATGGACTTGGACATTTAATGGGTCTTGATGTTCACGATATGGAAAATTATGGCGAGAATAATCTTGGCTATGATGAAAAAACAAAACGAAGTACACAATTCGGTTTAAAATATTTACGTTATGCAAAACCGCTTGTTCCCGGAACCGTTATTACAGTTGAACCGGGCATCTATTTCATTCCTCAGTTGATAGATAAATGGCAAGGAGAGAAAAAGTTTACTGAGTTCATCAACTACAGCAAAGTTAATCAGTACAAAAATTTCGGCGGCGTTAGAATTGAAGATGATGTTGTTGTAACAAAGAAAGGATGTCGCGTACTTGGCAAACCAATTCCTAAAGCCGTTGATGATGTTGAGGCTATAGCTTCTGACAAAATTTAA
- a CDS encoding AccI family restriction endonuclease, translating into MHPFEEELSVSKEEITILLQSIGKIEWSDFLLNPRRLRGSDFLMRWSQGVWSEHRLIEAVNSTKKYFAVQYGPSSAAPSDDVREFELYFERLDKAGLGNIKRPDLLIYKIEDREFVDNFLNDVGGEQELPFIKEKDLQPLIEKSLIGVECENSLWVAKDMPAYGSELTPQKRLNGKLGLKKSAVLPTIIVKEEDLKPLTRWQTSNKKTIHIWHGFYDLAFGISYNRLKSLISRKLILPTEQVFQAPGGATTKKIIYKVYYHYAYPLGVSTQEPKLIPAYIKDKNGHILPYVMFEGGQLKIMNEALEELERLR; encoded by the coding sequence ATGCATCCATTTGAAGAAGAGTTAAGTGTAAGTAAAGAAGAAATTACAATTCTACTTCAGAGTATAGGCAAAATTGAATGGTCTGATTTTTTGTTGAATCCGCGAAGATTACGTGGAAGCGACTTCTTGATGCGTTGGTCGCAAGGTGTTTGGAGCGAACACAGATTGATTGAGGCAGTGAACTCAACAAAAAAATATTTTGCTGTTCAATATGGACCAAGTAGTGCTGCACCATCAGATGATGTACGAGAATTTGAATTATACTTTGAAAGATTAGATAAAGCAGGACTAGGAAATATCAAACGACCAGATTTGTTGATCTATAAAATTGAAGACCGAGAATTTGTAGACAATTTTCTCAATGATGTTGGAGGGGAACAGGAGTTACCATTCATAAAAGAAAAAGATTTACAACCACTCATAGAAAAATCATTAATTGGTGTTGAATGTGAAAACTCGCTTTGGGTTGCGAAAGATATGCCCGCTTATGGAAGTGAACTTACCCCACAAAAAAGATTGAACGGAAAATTAGGGTTAAAAAAATCTGCCGTTCTTCCAACAATCATTGTAAAAGAAGAGGATTTAAAACCGTTAACTAGATGGCAGACAAGCAATAAAAAAACTATTCATATTTGGCATGGTTTCTATGATTTAGCTTTTGGAATCTCTTATAATAGATTAAAAAGCTTAATTTCTAGAAAGCTTATACTTCCTACTGAGCAGGTCTTTCAAGCACCCGGAGGTGCAACCACAAAAAAAATCATTTATAAAGTTTATTATCACTATGCTTATCCATTAGGGGTTTCGACGCAAGAACCAAAGTTAATACCTGCTTACATTAAAGATAAAAATGGTCATATACTCCCTTATGTAATGTTTGAAGGCGGTCAATTGAAAATTATGAACGAAGCATTAGAAGAATTAGAAAGGTTACGATGA
- a CDS encoding N-6 DNA methylase, with amino-acid sequence MTNKAVQLIPTNWDKREKLREKGQFWTPPWVADAMVSYVLDNTKLIFDPAVGRGAFLEALRRTTNKKISFYGTDIDQDVLRDTIFSDNNCSVEKRDFIKDPPKKLFKSIIANPPYIRHHRIDSATKLFLKKLTANITGFTLDGRTGYHIFFLLQALNHLEENGKLAFIMPADTCEGTFAKKLWNWISKKYAIECVITFDSSATPFPSVDTNPLIFLIKKAEPLENLIWVRVNEPHSDDLTLFIKSSFQTGHYKTISVTQRKIQEALETGFSRPQQNGNGFKYHLSDFAKVMRGIATGSNEFFFLTNDQVKESKIPEKYFKLAVGRTKDVTGDILETNEIKNLEFKQRPTRLLSIEDHKDSLPKSVVQYLKLGQEMGLPYRALIQQRKPWFRMERREIPQILFTYLGRRNSRFILNQAEVLPLTGFLCVYPIHKDEIFVHNLWKVLNHPDTIKNLLLVGKSYGSGAIKVEPRNLERLGIPEELVEKYKLVRLQYKQTNQLSLFVNEKKNRYRVKKSARIKT; translated from the coding sequence ATGACAAATAAAGCGGTTCAATTAATTCCAACTAACTGGGACAAAAGAGAAAAGCTGAGAGAGAAAGGTCAGTTCTGGACTCCGCCATGGGTTGCAGATGCAATGGTTAGTTATGTTTTAGACAATACAAAATTAATATTTGATCCCGCAGTTGGGAGAGGCGCATTTTTAGAAGCGTTAAGAAGAACTACAAATAAAAAAATTTCTTTTTACGGAACTGATATTGACCAAGATGTTTTGCGTGATACAATTTTTAGCGATAATAATTGTTCTGTTGAAAAAAGAGATTTCATTAAGGACCCTCCGAAAAAACTTTTCAAATCAATCATTGCTAATCCACCATATATTCGTCATCATCGCATCGATAGTGCGACAAAACTTTTTTTAAAAAAACTTACTGCAAACATTACTGGATTTACATTAGATGGAAGAACAGGTTATCACATTTTCTTTTTGCTACAAGCGCTGAATCATCTTGAAGAGAATGGAAAACTTGCTTTTATCATGCCCGCGGATACGTGCGAAGGGACATTCGCAAAAAAATTATGGAACTGGATTTCAAAAAAATATGCTATTGAATGCGTCATTACTTTCGATAGTTCAGCCACTCCGTTCCCATCTGTAGATACAAATCCATTAATTTTCTTGATTAAAAAAGCAGAACCGCTGGAAAATCTTATTTGGGTTAGAGTAAATGAACCACATTCGGATGATCTGACATTGTTTATAAAAAGTAGTTTCCAAACAGGACATTACAAAACAATATCGGTTACGCAAAGAAAAATTCAGGAAGCCTTAGAAACAGGATTTTCCAGACCACAACAAAATGGGAATGGATTTAAATATCATCTTTCTGACTTTGCAAAAGTCATGCGTGGAATTGCAACCGGTTCAAACGAATTTTTCTTTTTAACAAATGACCAAGTGAAAGAATCAAAGATTCCCGAAAAGTATTTTAAATTAGCAGTGGGAAGAACTAAAGATGTCACTGGTGATATTCTCGAAACAAATGAAATCAAGAACCTTGAGTTTAAGCAACGCCCAACTCGCCTTCTTTCTATTGAAGATCATAAAGATAGTCTACCTAAGTCGGTAGTTCAGTATTTGAAACTTGGCCAAGAGATGGGCTTACCGTATAGAGCACTTATTCAACAAAGAAAACCATGGTTCAGAATGGAAAGAAGAGAAATTCCTCAAATTCTTTTTACGTATTTGGGCCGCCGGAATTCTCGGTTTATTTTAAATCAAGCCGAAGTATTACCTTTAACAGGATTTCTTTGTGTTTATCCTATTCATAAAGATGAAATATTTGTACACAATCTTTGGAAAGTGTTAAATCATCCTGATACAATTAAAAATTTGTTACTCGTTGGTAAAAGTTATGGTTCAGGTGCAATTAAAGTTGAACCAAGAAATTTAGAAAGACTCGGGATCCCAGAAGAACTTGTAGAAAAATATAAATTGGTTCGACTTCAATACAAGCAAACAAATCAATTAAGTTTATTTGTAAATGAAAAGAAAAATAGATACAGAGTAAAAAAATCAGCTAGAATTAAAACGTAA
- a CDS encoding proline dehydrogenase family protein produces the protein MSLSRNILLWASENKWMRKNVPSLGFVKSAVKKFMPGEKVEDALNAAKIFQDKTIPTIFTKLGENITDLSEGLVVRDHYLRLIDKIAERNLDIEISLKLTQLGFDLSFDETYERFKAITKKVKEKLGNVIWIDMEGSAYTQKTIEFYKKIRSEYENVGLCLQAYLYSTEKDIYDLLSINPYIRLVKGAYKESHEIAFPKKKDVDHSFFEISKKLMIAAKEENIHVAFGTHDEDLIYAIIKESKYLGVPKNKIEFQMLYGIKTNFQNELVKLGYKLKVLISYGDFWYPWYMRRLAERPSNVWFVLKNIF, from the coding sequence ATGAGTTTATCACGCAACATTCTTCTCTGGGCTTCTGAAAATAAATGGATGCGTAAAAATGTTCCTTCTTTGGGATTTGTAAAAAGTGCTGTAAAAAAATTTATGCCCGGCGAGAAAGTTGAAGATGCTTTAAATGCTGCAAAAATTTTCCAAGATAAAACCATTCCAACAATCTTTACGAAACTTGGTGAAAATATTACCGATCTTTCCGAAGGATTAGTTGTACGTGATCATTATTTGAGATTAATAGATAAAATTGCAGAACGAAATCTTGATATTGAAATTTCCTTAAAGCTTACCCAACTTGGTTTTGATCTTTCATTTGATGAAACGTATGAAAGATTTAAAGCCATAACTAAAAAAGTAAAAGAAAAACTCGGAAATGTAATTTGGATCGATATGGAAGGCAGTGCATATACACAGAAAACAATTGAGTTTTATAAAAAAATCAGAAGTGAGTATGAAAATGTCGGTTTATGCCTTCAAGCATATCTGTACAGTACTGAAAAAGATATTTATGACCTGCTAAGTATTAATCCTTATATAAGATTGGTTAAAGGTGCATACAAAGAATCACATGAAATTGCATTCCCCAAAAAGAAAGATGTAGATCATTCTTTCTTTGAGATTTCCAAAAAATTAATGATTGCCGCCAAAGAAGAAAATATTCATGTTGCGTTTGGAACTCACGATGAAGATTTGATTTATGCTATAATTAAAGAATCAAAATATTTAGGTGTTCCTAAAAACAAAATTGAATTTCAAATGTTGTACGGTATAAAAACTAATTTCCAAAACGAATTGGTTAAACTCGGTTACAAATTAAAAGTGTTGATCAGTTACGGCGATTTCTGGTATCCATGGTACATGAGAAGATTAGCTGAGCGACCATCCAATGTTTGGTTTGTTTTAAAAAATATTTTTTAA